The Phaeodactylum tricornutum CCAP 1055/1 chromosome 8, whole genome shotgun sequence DNA segment TGGTCTTGATCTAGCGACTTGGcgacaatttctttttttgcaCGGTCAACGAGCTGATCGGCATCTGATATAGCTTGACGGCGCCACCTCTCTTCAAAATTTTGCAATAGATCCTGCGCAGCCGGTCCTCTAACGCATAAATGAATGTCATGCCAAGGCTGGCGAGGTCCAAGTGTATCTCCAGATTTCAATATATGGCATCCATTATGGAAGTCTCCTTTGTGGTCAGACGCTAAGGTTCGAAAGAGGGAATATTCACTGTTATCGAATCGCCCATACGTCAAATCAATCCCACCTACAGCAAAGAACTGAGGTAAGTTGACTCGGGCAGCTGCCAAACTGCTCAGCGTCAGGACACAAAAGTAGCAACGTACCAACATATCCCACTAACTCAGATTTTTCGTCGCATATGACTATCTTTTGATGATGTGTAAAGCACATCGAATTTCGAATTTGTTCGAAGTATGGATTGGATTCACCTCCTAACATGGGTGCGAGGTGTAGGTTGACCTTTGTTCCTTTGAAAAACTGTCGGAGCTCCTCATCTTTCGTGGCCATCATTCCTTCACCATTAAATCCATTTGAGGTCTGGTCGTCCCATACAAGAACGTTTACTGTTACGCCCTCCTCTGCTTTGGCCTTCAAGAGATCCCCGATGTATGGGCTATACTTGTCACTGTCCAATGCTTGCTCACGTTCCTCTCCTCGTAGAAAACTCTGTTCGTAATCGACGGCCCATCCTGCAATATAGATCAATTCGTTTGCTTGGCAAATGGATTCGTAAATATCCTTCCAGAGACGATTTGGTTTCCACACCTGGTCATTGTTTGCACCGTATGTCACTTCTGGAGTTCCTTTTTCTGAACCGCGGTCGTCAGCATTTATGTACAGTTTGACTTTGTTTCCTTGTTTAGGTTTGAAATATGTCCCCGGAACTGCAACGCCGTCCTTCATCATTTCGGCTGGAACGTACTCCACAAAGTATTCAAACGACCCATGTCGAGGttttccatccaaatgaaCGACTTTGTGAATCCCTGTCCTGCGAGGTTTTCCCTCTTTATTGAGTTTAAGTATATCACTTATAGAGAGAAATGTCTTCCCGAGAAGATTCATCGCACCGTTGAAGTCCGAGTCCTTTACTCTAAATTCGAGTGCTTCCACATGATGGCTGATCGGTACAACAAAACTTTCCTTCCAATGAGGGTTCAACCTATTCGTCATAACGGAGGTCTTGATCAATCGATGATCTCCAGCGTGTACAGTGACGTAGGGGTCGCTAACATTGTCGCAACAACGCAACGCAGTACTGGCTTTGCGACAGCCGATCATACAGTCGAAGTCTCGTAATTCTTTGGCGCGGACGATTTGAACATGAAGGTATCCGTGCAGTAATACAGCGTCACCCTCGACTTGGTATGCCGGCAGCTCGGCGACCAGATCGTCATGAGACGTAGTGCTCTGAGATGAGGAACTCTTCATTTTGTTGCGATCGTTGGCACGAAAGCTCATCGCTTGGTTTTGTGAGATTGCTCGCAAAACATGTCTCGAATGGGAGGAGTGGACGAAAGTGAGACTATTATGCTGGAATTCTCCTTGGCGACGGATCGATTTCGAAGACCATCTTCGACGTGAATCTGCATTGTGCAGCGCTAAGCAGGCTGCAAGAGCTCTACGTcatcttcatttttgttgcTTCGGTCCTTCTGTTCGAAATTGACTGAGTTCTTTTCGGCTTGGCCTCTAACACTTGCACGCGCcacttacagtcaacagtAAACACATGCCGTTAAACACAAGAGAGACTGTGAAAGTATTTTACGCTTCATCTAGAGATGATGctccttgactgtgagtgaaCTCAACTTGGATGGAAACTATGGGGATTCTTCGTGAAAAGAACTTCGTTTTCATATTCTATCAGAAAGGCCTTTTCAGGCCTCTTTGCCCTCGTCATAGTGACGCATGTCAAGAAACTGCGTGCGTTTTTGTATCATCTATGTCGTTATCATTGTCAGAAATTTTGTGTTCGCTGGGTCAGTTTCAAACAGTCTGTCCTGTGAACGATTGTTTCTTGAAGTACGGAATGTCGAAAACCGAAACAAACAGAACGAGTAACACTTGACTCTATTCCGTTCCGTTTAATGGGCCGAGGACCTTAGTCATGAGGAATGGCGAATGGCCAACAAACAATCTGGACAGTATTCAAATCTATCGTCTATAAAGTTTAGGATCCTCAGCCGGATCTCTGAACGGTCTCGTTGAGAATCGGACTAGGAGGCGTTGGAATATGAGCGAAAGTGCAGAAATGCCACTCGAATTGCCACCGACGGATATGCTATACATGACGTATGAAGGAAACTGGCTGACAGAATGTACCGCAAAGGTTTTGTCTGTGAGCGCGCACAACCCTGGTGAAGACGAGAGTGTTGCTCCCTTGGCTATCTGTCTGGATCGGACCGTCATGCACGCCCAAGGGGGAGGGCAACCAACCGATGTCGGCCGTCTCGAAATAACCGCGACGGGAGTGAGCGTCGACGTATCAAAGGTTTTGATTGACAGAGAAACTGGTGTAGCGACGCATTTTGGGACGCTTAGCGGAAAAACGCCTCCTCGAGTTGGAGATGCGGTCACAGTGAAGCTCAACGTCAGCCAACGAAGGATTCTCTCGGAATGCCATACAGCAGGGCACGTGGTCGACTCGGCAATGGCCCGTTGCGGTAAATTGATGGAGCCGACCAAAGCCTATCACTTCCTTGATGGGCCATACGTGGAATACAAAGGCTCCGTCCCGATTGAAGAGCGCGACAGCGTTTTGCAAGAGTTACAGGAAGCGTTTTGCCAACTAGTCGACGAAGGCTTTGATACAAAGATTGATATTTTGTCAAAAGAAGAGGCAGATGAGTTGTGTAATCGTCAAGCTCAAAACTTTGATGTAAATCTGTTTGCTGACAAACGTACGCAACAAATTCGTGTTGTGACAGTCGCCGGATTTCCTTGTCCTTGTGGAGGAACCCACGTCCGATCCACTACTGAGCTGAAACAAGGCCGGTGGGGAATCACTGGCctcaaaagcaaaaagggtgTGGTTCGAGTTAAATACGGAAGGACATCATCCTCGTAAAGCAGAATCCGGCGAGGAATTGACGGAAACTTATTTACCGACTGTGATAAACGTCCCTTGCCGTTCCCTTTGCAAAATTCTTGCCTTGTGACTCGAGAGTTCAATTCTCTTGTGTCCTTTTTTTTGGAATGGCAGGATCTCTGCGCTATTCCATAGCGACCCCATGGCTCGTCTATTGTTTACAAAGTGCCGTTTAGTTGATTTGTCATCATAGAATTAGACAAGCAAGATGATTCGACTCGGAGATACAGTATCGCTTGCATTTGCTGTCGGCAGTTTATGGAACGCGAGTGTCTCTATTGATCGATGATGGTTTAATGCTGGTAGCTCTAAGATAAGGAAACTCTCTTGGTAAGAGTATCTGACTTGCGCTTGGTCGTTTTGCCTGTACTTTGGCGGTCCCAAACGCCATTTGGAATCTGCGACGAGCTTGCCTGTTGCTCATCTTTACATCACTTTGGATATGTATTATAACTTGGATACTTCAACCCAAACTCCGTTTGGAATCGGCAATGAGCTTGCCTGTTGCTCATCCTTACATCACTTTGGATATGTATTATAACTTGGATACTTCAACCCAAACTCCGTTTGGAATCGGCAATGAGCTTGCCTGTTGCTCATCCTTACATCACTTTGGATATGTATTATAACTTGGATACTTCAACCCAAACTCCGTTTGGAATCGGCAATGAGCTTGCCTGTTGCTCATCCTTACATCACTTTGGATGTGTATCAACTTGGATACTTCGAAACAACTAGCGAGCAGGATGCTTAAGGCAACATACAACAACTTCTCTTCCTTGGATTCGAAACTGGTGATGCATTCGACCAATGTCTAGTACAGCTGGGTTATGATCTATCGCTGTTTTGGCGACGGTACGGGGCAGCAGGAGTGTCCTCGGTTTGCAAAAGGTTTAAAAGACGATCGGACCCCTCCAGCAGTCAACACAAAGATGCCACGGAAAGCCAAGAATTTTAACAATATTATCATCCAGAACGGATACGTTGATACTTTGTGCGAATGCGGGCGAACAACTCTTTTTGCTCAACAGTCCTGAACTCATTGTTTCGCAAACAATGGCACGCTTAAAAGTCCCTTTTTCAAATGAGCCGAGAGGAAGCACACCAAGCGCAAAAGGGCCACATGAAAGGGTACATTAGAAAACAGGCGATATCTTAGGATTTCCcgtctttcttgtttgatGCATCTCCTTCAGTTTTGGCAGACTTCAACTTTGCTGCCTCGTCTTTTCCGATAACTTTCAATCCACTTTCGTCCGTAATTTTCTCTAGCAGACCTTTCTCTTCTAATTGCTTATTCAGCAGCAGGGCTTGGGACGCAGCCATCTTATCCGCTTTTTCGTAAAATCCTTTGAGAGCTCCAAATACTCCAATATCTTCTTCAGACGCGACTCCACTCACTTCTGTGTTTCCCCTAGGCTGCTGCTCATCGATATCACCATCTGTActtttttttgcttttggtacTGCTGAGACTTCGACAGCTGCGGATCCCTCTCTTTCCTGAAAGGCAACTTCTGCAATTGCTCCCAGACGCTTTGACTCTTTTCCAGATCtgcgcttcttctttcttggcGCTACCTTCTTCGTTTTTCCTTCGCGGCGCCTTTGCATTTCTTCCCAAATTTTCTCGGCATTTGTTCGGCGCGTATCGAATTCCGCTTCAGCTAGCAACCCAAAGGCAGCACCGCCTACAAGGCAAACGCCTCCTCCAACCTTGTTCATGAATAAAAATCGTGTCAAGAGATTCGATTCGACCCATGCAAAACCTGCATCGTCTAATGCGAAGGGAATCCCGTCTGGCGTAGGTCCATTGCGGAGCTCCGTAATGAATCCGTTGAAGAACGCGAGAAGTATACCCGAAAAAGCCACGACAGCGTACAGCCCAACTCGCTTTGTGCGATCCTGAGCGGCGACTGTATTTCCTTCCGCCTGATAGATTTCTTTCTCGAGTTCTTTGGGAATCTTGGTTTCGTATGGATTAAAAATAAAGTCGAGAATTCCTTTGGAGGAATGTGTCTTCTCTCCACTTTCCTTCTCTTCTTCGGTTTTCCCCCCAAATAAACGGACAGTTACGGTCAGAGGATGATCGGGTCGAAAGGCGGTTGTCATCAACCCGATCGGTTGGCTCTGAGTAACAAATGAATCGGCTTGAAACACTGTCAAGAATCCGATCAGCTGGGTAAGGCAACGATGCATAGTGAAAAAACGCttgttgcttttcttttAGAAGCGTGGTCGTTCCCGTTTTATATCAAGAGACAGATCCTATCCCATGGCTTTGAAGCTTAGTTGCTTGCGAATCAAACTGTAACCAACTTGGTTTGACTCGGATTTCTCGGAACCTCAATTTTTGCGTATTTTAAAATTAAACATTCGATTTGGGATAGTCTATGTAATTTCATCTTACTGTTGTTACCTACGAATTCAAAACCGAATGCACTCAGTTTTACTGTTGACTGAAAAAATAAATGCTATACGGAAGAAACTGTGAATCACAGCAACGGCAAGGGAGAGTAAAACATTGGCCCCGGCAATGCGTGACAACACACTAAAATGCTATGCCTTGGCACAATAGCCAAAGTGAGATTCTGCGATTCTCTTGTGAACTTTGTGAGACGGAAAAGTCGCCAAGTAGGCGTCGGCATCTTTCTTACTCATGCGGTAGCATGTGTATGAAACCACATAATTCTTGTCTTGACCGTTGCTGTCAAGCAAAACAACTTGTGTGCTGGAAGGGACAGCCATAGTTTCAAGCTCCTTTCCATAATTCTCCCATACAACCCCGTGGTGAATTTTTGAAttttcttcctgttgccCTTCTTCCGACGGCGGCGGAGGGGACGGACTGGCAACAGGAACAAATGCATGTATGGGGGGTGTAGATATGCCGGGATAATGAGGTGCTGCTTCCATTGATGTACATTGGGAAGACAGCCTTTCAATCTCTACCACTTTGGAACGAGATTTGGTCGTAGACGTTAGAGACGAATCATTCTGAAGAGCATTCACTGGAGTGCTTTTGATTCTCTTCCGACGTTTTTCTTCAAAGACGTCCATTTCCTTCCGGTAACGAATTGTATCCTTTCCCGCTACAAGTTCGTAGGCTCTGCGCTCCTTCGCGTCAAGAGATCGCCAGCGGTGGCCAATGACTTTACCCAACTCCTGAAATCCAATTCGACCGTTCGACTCATCATAGATACGTGGACGCTCGCGTTGAAAGAAGACGT contains these protein-coding regions:
- a CDS encoding predicted protein, which encodes VLLHGYLHVQIVRAKELRDFDCMIGCRKASTALRCCDNVSDPYVTVHAGDHRLIKTSVMTNRLNPHWKESFVVPISHHVEALEFRVKDSDFNGAMNLLGKTFLSISDILKLNKEGKPRRTGIHKVVHLDGKPRHGSFEYFVEYVPAEMMKDGVAVPGTYFKPKQGNKVKLYINADDRGSEKGTPEVTYGANNDQVWKPNRLWKDIYESICQANELIYIAGWAVDYEQSFLRGEEREQALDSDKYSPYIGDLLKAKAEEGVTVNVLVWDDQTSNGFNGEGMMATKDEELRQFFKGTKVNLHLAPMLGGESNPYFEQIRNSMCFTHHQKIVICDEKSELVGYFFAVGGIDLTYGRFDNSEYSLFRTLASDHKGDFHNGCHILKSGDTLGPRQPWHDIHLCVRGPAAQDLLQNFEERWRRQAISDADQLVDRAKKEIVAKSLDQDHGGVWSTQLFRSIDARTASFDPEFVSDSADGFVFPRTLDQKKGRAIDHSAHDAMVYHIRRAHHTVYIESQYFLSSSHIWSEDTATKCYNLIAAELTWKICQKIEARERFAAYIVIPMWPEGVPESGSVQEILRWQRLTIESMYRRVCKAIQRQKDLARQSGSQFDMEATDYLNFYCLANRETEDGSEAQGVPRPQSIEETLSKSRRHLIYVHSKLMIVDDAVALIGSANINQRSLDGTRDSEIVQGVWQPDHLATNKSIAVGDIHGFRLHCWSHLTGKMEDIFRDPSNLDCVRRLNTIAKENWKIFSQEQVAEMNSYLVSYPIRVDADGKLSGIEGDVFPDTKAQILGSKSFLPEYLTT
- a CDS encoding predicted protein, producing MSPFPFDEIHTSYLDWEFDFGQDGEKILSEMIRTNKEQPVSEPKNVAPIGHTKKRVIETDTLRRPGKKRPSGMPKRPLSAYNVFFQRERPRIYDESNGRIGFQELGKVIGHRWRSLDAKERRAYELVAGKDTIRYRKEMDVFEEKRRKRIKSTPVNALQNDSSLTSTTKSRSKVVEIERLSSQCTSMEAAPHYPGISTPPIHAFVPVASPSPPPPSEEGQQEENSKIHHGVVWENYGKELETMAVPSSTQVVLLDSNGQDKNYVVSYTCYRMSKKDADAYLATFPSHKVHKRIAESHFGYCAKA
- a CDS encoding predicted protein, coding for MHRCLTQLIGFLTVFQADSFVTQSQPIGLMTTAFRPDHPLTVTVRLFGGKTEEEKESGEKTHSSKGILDFIFNPYETKIPKELEKEIYQAEGNTVAAQDRTKRVGLYAVVAFSGILLAFFNGFITELRNGPTPDGIPFALDDAGFAWVESNLLTRFLFMNKVGGGVCLVGGAAFGLLAEAEFDTRRTNAEKIWEEMQRRREGKTKKVAPRKKKRRSGKESKRLGAIAEVAFQEREGSAAVEVSAVPKAKKSTDGDIDEQQPRGNTEVSGVASEEDIGVFGALKGFYEKADKMAASQALLLNKQLEEKGLLEKITDESGLKVIGKDEAAKLKSAKTEGDASNKKDGKS
- a CDS encoding predicted protein; amino-acid sequence: MSESAEMPLELPPTDMLYMTYEGNWLTECTAKVLSVSAHNPGEDESVAPLAICLDRTVMHAQGGGQPTDVGRLEITATGVSVDVSKVLIDRETGVATHFGTLSGKTPPRVGDAVTVKLNVSQRRILSECHTAGHVVDSAMARCGKLMEPTKAYHFLDGPYVEYKGSVPIEERDSVLQELQEAFCQLVDEGFDTKIDILSKEEADELCNRQAQNFDVNLFADKRTQQIRVVTVAGFPCPCGGTHVRSTTELKQGRWGITGLKSKKGVVRVKYGRTSSS